Part of the Primulina huaijiensis isolate GDHJ02 chromosome 15, ASM1229523v2, whole genome shotgun sequence genome is shown below.
ataaactaactAAAACCGAGAGTACTTTAGATTGAACCAAACAATTTTATACGACGGATGTGAATTTAGTCTAACATATGATAAAATGATCATTCCAGGATATATAGTTGTCATAGTTACGGCAAGAACTGTCAAACATCCAACAAAGCCATGTGATGTGAATACAGAAACAAAAAGCACTCATGGTCAATTTGGTTTGATTTTTCTATTAGCTGTTCTTCCTTATCGGCCACCCTAAACCCCAAATCCATAGTGACTGCAACAATCTTTGGTCGCAGTCACCCTGCAATATGATCATTTTAAGTGATACTTCTCAACCAGATCTTCTGTCATTAACTTGTTGTGACCCCACTGTGAATTAATAATCATGTGATAATACTTCAATATGTAGTTAGAAAAACttttttcaaaaacatacaGCTTGCTCGGTCCAGAGAGTTCTAAGTTATTAACTTGGAACATATAGCACATCCATGTGCAAATGCAAAGAGTAAATCCCCAACTACAAGGAAAATGTAAAAGAAGAACGGAGAATATGTGAACAAAACACATAATATCTCAGATACCATCCTACACTGAATCATACACaccaaataatttaataattatctcATCATATCATACTTTCTACGACTCAAACAATCAATCACTTATCTATCCAACATCACAACCAAATGCAACCTTAAATTAAGATATTAAATAGACGAAAACATCAGCGTATGCACTTAGAGGATAGATTCGGATCATTCGGATCACACATCTAGTTTCTAGGAGAAAATCCATGTTTCATAACTTTATCAAAACTTCAAGACATTTAACACTATATACTTAATCAAAACTCCTTCAAATTTTATAGTCTCTGTTTTCGGTATCATAGATTGAATTTACCGAATTCAAAACATGCATGAATAATATTTGTAGTTCCTTACAAATCAGATTTTATACTGAAATTTTTTGCTTATTTTGGATCTATTTGGTTGGATAAAAGCACTGATGAGAATAAGTCAAGCCAGACAATTTGTAGGACATAAAAAAACAATGATTCAGCTTTGATTTATCCATGAAAGATCAAGATTCTATAGAGAGgacataagaaaaaaaaatcaatgcaaTCACTTAAACACCTGATCACCAGAGAAAATAGCCCAAGCCAAGGTCTTATTCAACAGCACACTCCCTCTAATCATACTCTGAACGCACCTCAAAACATGAACAAGTGAGTAAGCAACAGCTAATCCATCGGTCACCACCAAAAATCTGTAAATGTTGGAACAAATTAGCCAAGATTTTACTCATATGTTTGAAGAACAAACTCCTTAGAAACCCTTAAAACAGAAACAGAAACAGAAGACAGATCTTCTTACACAACTGCTTTCATGTCTGTAAATTTGGCCTCCTTCCTAATTGTGAAAATCTCCTTGACCTCATAGTCTGACACTATAAGAACAATAGAAATAATGGCCAAGGCACAAATCAAACACCTCAAAAGCAGCTCGGCTAGTCTCACCCGCCTATCAATCACCTTCAAACTGCACCCATGGTATACAGGAACATTACCAGGACTAACACCAACACCAACACCAACACCAACATAACTCATATTTACAAGTAATGAGGAGAGAAATCAACCAAAAGTTAAGCAGAAGGCAACCCAAAGGCCAAAATCAAGAATACCAAAAGAAAGTAGCAACTATGAACAACACCGCTTGTTCAACTACCTACATTCTCCCTATTTATATCGACA
Proteins encoded:
- the LOC140960348 gene encoding CASP-like protein 2B1 isoform X1, encoding MSYVGVGVGVGVSPGNVPVYHGCSLKVIDRRVRLAELLLRCLICALAIISIVLIVSDYEVKEIFTIRKEAKFTDMKAVVFLVVTDGLAVAYSLVHVLRCVQSMIRGSVLLNKTLAWAIFSGDQIMAYLNLATVSAALQSGIFAKFGQKELQWMKICKLYEKYCNQSGDGLASALLASLSMVILSAISAFSLFRLYGGNAGKNSGRW
- the LOC140960348 gene encoding CASP-like protein 2B1 isoform X2, which codes for MSYVGVGVGVGVSPGNVPVYHGCSLKVIDRRVRLAELLLRCLICALAIISIVLIVSDYEVKEIFTIRKEAKFTDMKAVVFLVVTDGLAVAYSLVHVLRCVQSMIRGSVLLNKTLAWAIFSGDQSGIFAKFGQKELQWMKICKLYEKYCNQSGDGLASALLASLSMVILSAISAFSLFRLYGGNAGKNSGRW